Proteins from a genomic interval of Phycisphaeraceae bacterium:
- the thrS gene encoding threonine--tRNA ligase, producing MPNIKLPDGSVKSFEQPVTARQVAESIGPRLAMAALGCKIDGRLSDLSTLITSDCSLQIVTPQNRDKTADPDALMLIRHSAAHVMAEAIQRIVPGVRLVYGPPLPTGFYYDMAVPPERPLSSSDFAAIEAEMKKIVAEDRPFTRYECNSAEGMAKLKKEGSKYKLDNAERALKEDANASLSFYATGVPGKDWEDLCRGPHVPSTGRIGAVKVTSLASSYWHGDENSDRLTRVYGTAFATQAELDAHLNQLDEAKKRDHRVIGKQLRLFHIDDMVGQGLILWTPKGSIIRNELQNFISSELRKQGYFQVYTPNIGKLDLYRTSGHFPYYKDSQYPPLMEQESLEMLAKEGCSCADLAARLDKGEVDGYLLKPMNCPHHIRIFASQPHSYRDMPVRLAEFGTVYRWEQSGELNGMTRVRGFTQDDAHLFCTPEQVPAELIGCLSLVKIIFKTLGMSDYRVRVGLRDPDNKKYIGNPDNWDRAERACRDAAKSLGVPFTEEPGEAAFYGPKIDFVVKDVIGREWQLGTVQVDYNLPERFDLSYIGPDNQPHRPVMIHRAPFGSMERFVGVLIEHFAGAFPTWLSPEQVRVLPISDKSLGYGERVLGALKTAGVRATLDTSSDRIQGKIKVAADEKIPYLLVVGPRDEEHGTVSPRVRGVQKDLPGMPLEAFVGAVTEEISQRHSDLRAATIG from the coding sequence ATGCCGAACATCAAGCTCCCGGATGGATCCGTGAAGTCATTCGAACAGCCGGTGACGGCTCGCCAGGTGGCGGAGAGCATCGGACCGCGCCTGGCGATGGCCGCGCTGGGCTGCAAGATCGATGGCAGGCTTTCGGACCTGAGCACACTCATCACCTCCGACTGCTCGCTGCAGATCGTGACGCCGCAGAACCGGGACAAGACGGCGGACCCTGATGCGCTCATGCTGATCCGCCACTCGGCCGCGCACGTGATGGCCGAGGCGATCCAGCGGATCGTGCCGGGGGTGCGGCTGGTCTACGGCCCCCCGCTGCCGACCGGCTTCTACTACGACATGGCGGTGCCGCCCGAGCGGCCGCTCTCCTCAAGCGACTTCGCGGCCATCGAGGCCGAGATGAAGAAGATCGTCGCCGAGGACCGGCCGTTTACCCGCTACGAGTGCAACTCCGCGGAGGGGATGGCCAAACTCAAGAAGGAAGGCAGCAAGTACAAGCTCGACAACGCTGAGCGGGCTCTGAAGGAAGACGCGAACGCGTCGCTGTCGTTCTACGCCACTGGAGTCCCCGGGAAGGACTGGGAGGACCTCTGCCGCGGACCGCACGTGCCGAGCACGGGCCGCATCGGGGCGGTCAAGGTCACGAGCCTCGCCTCCTCGTACTGGCACGGCGATGAGAACTCGGACCGGCTTACGCGCGTCTACGGCACGGCCTTCGCAACGCAGGCGGAACTCGATGCGCACCTCAACCAGCTCGACGAAGCGAAGAAGCGCGACCACCGCGTAATCGGAAAGCAGCTCCGCCTGTTCCACATCGACGACATGGTCGGCCAGGGGCTGATCCTCTGGACGCCCAAGGGCTCAATCATCCGCAACGAGCTGCAGAACTTCATCTCCAGCGAACTGCGCAAGCAAGGGTACTTCCAGGTCTACACGCCCAACATCGGCAAGCTCGACCTGTACCGCACCAGCGGGCACTTCCCGTATTACAAGGACAGCCAGTACCCGCCGCTCATGGAGCAAGAGTCCCTCGAGATGCTCGCGAAGGAGGGATGCTCCTGCGCCGACCTGGCCGCGAGGCTCGACAAGGGAGAGGTCGACGGTTACCTGCTCAAGCCGATGAACTGCCCTCACCACATCCGCATCTTCGCGAGCCAGCCGCACAGCTACCGCGATATGCCCGTGCGCCTTGCCGAGTTCGGCACCGTCTACCGGTGGGAGCAGTCGGGCGAGCTCAACGGCATGACCAGGGTCCGCGGATTCACGCAGGATGACGCCCACCTGTTCTGCACGCCCGAGCAGGTGCCGGCGGAACTCATCGGCTGCCTCTCGCTGGTCAAGATCATCTTCAAGACCCTCGGGATGTCGGACTACCGCGTCCGCGTCGGGCTTCGCGACCCGGACAACAAGAAGTACATCGGCAATCCCGACAACTGGGACCGGGCCGAGCGCGCCTGCCGCGACGCGGCGAAGTCGCTCGGCGTTCCATTCACCGAAGAGCCGGGCGAGGCTGCGTTCTACGGACCGAAGATCGACTTTGTCGTCAAGGACGTGATCGGACGAGAGTGGCAGCTCGGCACGGTGCAGGTGGACTACAACCTCCCCGAGCGATTCGACCTGTCGTACATCGGGCCGGACAACCAGCCGCACCGTCCCGTGATGATCCACCGTGCCCCGTTCGGCTCGATGGAACGGTTCGTCGGCGTGCTGATCGAGCACTTCGCCGGAGCGTTCCCGACGTGGCTCAGCCCGGAGCAGGTCCGGGTGCTGCCAATCAGCGACAAATCGCTGGGGTACGGCGAGCGGGTGCTCGGCGCCCTCAAGACGGCCGGCGTTCGCGCCACCCTCGACACCTCCAGCGACCGGATCCAGGGGAAGATCAAGGTCGCCGCGGACGAGAAGATTCCCTACCTGCTCGTCGTCGGGCCTCGCGATGAGGAGCACGGAACCGTCTCTCCCCGCGTCAGGGGAGTCCAGAAGGACCTGCCGGGAATGCCGCTCGAAGCCTTCGTCGGCGCCGTGACCGAGGAAATCTCGCAGCGACACAGCGACCTGCGCGCGGCGACAATCGGCTGA
- a CDS encoding trypsin-like peptidase domain-containing protein: MKRSIDRLLRLLSDETTNQPNPADRSPRPAPPPADIDLLDAYSRAVIGVVESIGPAVIGLSGPRSAEAEPDGSRMRAGSGSGILISPDGFALTNSHVAAGRARLTATTADGDRLDATLIGDDSATDLALVRLPASGLPYARLGDSGGLRVGQLVIAVGNPFGLESTVSTGVVSATGRSLRGPQGRLIEGVIQHSAPLNPGNSGGPLVDSRGYAMGINTAVVASGQGLGFAVPASTAKWVVSELLTQGRVRRAYLGIAAGPCRLPRALVRDLDLLSEFAVEVAVLQPGSPAARAGLREGDVIASLAGRLVDSVDALHRSLSRLEIGSAVSLAVVREGRLMEVRVVPTAAP; this comes from the coding sequence ATGAAACGCTCAATAGATCGGCTTCTCAGGCTCCTCTCGGACGAGACGACCAACCAACCCAATCCGGCTGACCGGTCACCCAGGCCGGCTCCACCGCCGGCGGATATTGATCTGCTTGATGCCTATTCCCGTGCCGTCATCGGGGTCGTCGAGTCGATCGGCCCGGCCGTCATCGGCCTGTCGGGTCCTCGCTCAGCCGAAGCCGAACCTGACGGCTCGAGAATGCGGGCGGGTTCCGGTTCCGGGATCCTGATCAGTCCGGACGGCTTTGCGCTGACCAACAGCCATGTCGCGGCGGGACGGGCCCGCCTGACCGCCACGACCGCGGACGGGGACCGACTCGATGCCACGCTGATCGGGGATGATTCCGCCACGGACCTGGCGCTCGTTCGGCTGCCAGCTTCGGGCCTGCCCTATGCCCGGCTGGGCGATTCCGGCGGGCTCCGAGTCGGCCAGTTGGTGATCGCGGTCGGCAATCCGTTCGGCCTTGAGTCGACTGTTTCGACCGGCGTCGTATCCGCAACGGGGCGATCGCTCCGCGGGCCGCAGGGTCGGCTGATCGAGGGTGTCATCCAGCACTCGGCCCCGCTGAACCCGGGCAACTCGGGCGGCCCTCTTGTCGACTCCCGCGGCTATGCCATGGGTATCAACACCGCAGTCGTCGCCTCGGGTCAGGGGCTGGGATTCGCCGTGCCAGCGAGTACTGCGAAATGGGTTGTTTCCGAGTTGCTCACCCAGGGACGGGTGCGGAGGGCGTACCTCGGCATCGCCGCCGGCCCCTGCCGCTTGCCGCGGGCGCTGGTGCGAGACCTGGACCTCCTGAGCGAGTTTGCCGTCGAGGTTGCCGTGCTGCAGCCCGGCAGCCCGGCCGCGCGGGCGGGTCTTCGCGAGGGCGATGTCATCGCGTCGCTTGCGGGGAGGTTGGTCGATTCGGTTGATGCGCTGCACCGGTCCCTGTCGCGGCTCGAGATCGGGTCCGCGGTGAGCCTGGCGGTGGTCCGGGAGGGCCGGTTGATGGAGGTTCGCGTGGTGCCGACGGCCGCTCCGTAG
- the nrdR gene encoding transcriptional regulator NrdR has protein sequence MICPYCGKNDDKVIDSRASDAGKVIRRRRECVACRKRFTTYERVEETARLIVIKQDGTHVPFNRDNILRGIVAACGKRPVAEERKAALVDEIEEELHREYEREVPSRAIGEKVVQKLKATDEIAYVRFASEYYQFEKGEMIKELQQLDLQPKDVKDQAKLFE, from the coding sequence GTGATCTGTCCCTACTGCGGCAAGAACGACGACAAGGTGATCGACAGCCGGGCGTCAGACGCCGGGAAGGTGATCCGCCGCCGTCGGGAGTGCGTGGCCTGCCGCAAGCGATTCACGACCTACGAGCGTGTCGAGGAGACTGCCCGGCTGATCGTCATCAAGCAGGACGGGACCCACGTTCCCTTCAACCGCGACAACATTCTCCGCGGCATCGTTGCCGCGTGCGGAAAGCGACCGGTCGCCGAGGAGCGCAAGGCCGCCCTCGTGGACGAGATCGAGGAAGAACTGCACCGCGAGTACGAGCGGGAGGTGCCGTCACGGGCGATCGGCGAGAAGGTGGTGCAGAAGCTCAAGGCGACCGATGAGATCGCCTACGTGCGATTCGCGAGCGAGTACTACCAGTTTGAGAAGGGCGAGATGATCAAGGAGTTGCAGCAACTCGACCTGCAGCCCAAGGATGTAAAGGATCAGGCGAAGTTGTTCGAGTAA
- a CDS encoding CoA transferase subunit A: MPNKVFANAADALADLKSKGVLRDGMTVMVGGFGLCGIPEHLIAALRDSGVRDLTCISNNAGVDDFGLGLLLQTRQIRKMISSYVGENATFESQFLKGELEVEFNPQGTLAERIRAGGAGIPAFFTATGVGTPVAEGKETRPFLRPSDDTKNHNRVKGANAARQRDYVMETGLFADLSLVKAHTADPFGNLVYHKTARNFNPMMATAAAFVIAEVERIVPLGEIDADCVHTPGSYIDRVVQTQPLKRIEQRTTRKA, encoded by the coding sequence ATGCCGAACAAGGTGTTTGCCAACGCCGCCGACGCTCTGGCCGACCTCAAGTCCAAGGGCGTGCTGCGCGACGGCATGACGGTGATGGTGGGGGGATTCGGTCTGTGCGGCATCCCCGAGCACCTGATCGCCGCGCTCCGGGATTCGGGCGTCCGCGATCTCACGTGCATCTCCAACAATGCCGGCGTCGACGATTTCGGGCTCGGGCTGTTGCTGCAGACCCGCCAGATCCGCAAGATGATCTCGTCGTACGTCGGCGAGAACGCCACCTTCGAGAGCCAGTTTCTCAAGGGCGAACTGGAGGTCGAGTTCAACCCGCAAGGGACGCTCGCCGAGCGGATCCGCGCGGGCGGCGCGGGCATCCCGGCGTTCTTCACCGCCACGGGCGTCGGCACGCCGGTCGCCGAAGGGAAGGAGACGCGTCCTTTCCTCCGCCCGTCCGACGACACGAAGAACCACAACCGCGTCAAGGGGGCGAACGCGGCTCGCCAGCGGGACTACGTGATGGAAACCGGCCTCTTCGCTGATCTCTCCCTCGTCAAGGCGCACACCGCCGACCCGTTCGGCAATCTCGTCTATCACAAGACCGCGAGAAACTTCAATCCGATGATGGCCACGGCCGCTGCATTCGTGATCGCCGAGGTGGAGCGCATCGTTCCGCTTGGCGAGATTGATGCCGACTGCGTGCACACCCCCGGTTCCTACATCGATCGCGTGGTGCAGACCCAGCCGCTGAAGCGGATCGAGCAGCGAACGACGCGAAAGGCCTAG